A genome region from Flavobacterium sp. includes the following:
- a CDS encoding heavy-metal-associated domain-containing protein, translated as MKNLILITMITFLGFSAQAQTKKNKNLKYTVEVNGNCEQCKKRIEKAAFGVPGVKTASWDIDTHQLSVILNEEKSSTQDLNKAIAKVGHDTKEVKAADADYDNLHSCCKYEREK; from the coding sequence ATGAAAAATTTGATTTTAATTACAATGATTACTTTTTTAGGATTTTCAGCTCAGGCTCAAACTAAAAAAAATAAGAATTTAAAATATACTGTAGAAGTTAACGGAAATTGCGAACAGTGCAAGAAACGTATTGAGAAAGCGGCGTTTGGAGTTCCGGGCGTAAAAACGGCTTCTTGGGATATCGATACACATCAGCTGTCTGTAATTTTGAATGAAGAAAAATCATCGACTCAGGATTTGAACAAAGCTATTGCAAAAGTTGGGCATGACACAAAAGAAGTCAAAGCTGCAGACGCAGATTATGACAATTTACATTCTTGTTGTAAGTACGAACGTGAAAAATAA
- a CDS encoding VTT domain-containing protein, with translation MNNFEWTQLLNPEFYITLSIGGFEIGLFIVLFIVFAETGLFAGFFLPGDSLLFLAGIYSRDLIQNVVYIPGDFINVFLLSFAVAMMGVFGNMTGYWFGAKSGYYLFKKEDTFWFKKKYLLQSKDFFEKYGGKAIIYARFLPIFRTFAPIIAGIVSMDKKKFMFYNILSSFLWSFILIFAGHYLYGVFLKKGIDLKEHIEYIIIIIIIISTFPVLLKLLKKRPSEEI, from the coding sequence ATGAATAATTTTGAATGGACCCAGCTGCTAAACCCTGAATTCTATATAACTTTAAGTATCGGAGGTTTTGAGATTGGGTTATTTATTGTCTTGTTTATTGTTTTTGCTGAAACAGGACTTTTCGCAGGTTTTTTTCTGCCAGGAGATAGTTTACTTTTCTTAGCTGGTATTTACAGCCGCGATTTAATTCAAAATGTTGTTTATATTCCCGGAGATTTCATCAATGTATTTTTACTTTCATTTGCTGTTGCAATGATGGGAGTTTTTGGAAACATGACCGGTTACTGGTTCGGAGCAAAAAGTGGTTATTATTTGTTTAAAAAAGAAGATACTTTTTGGTTTAAGAAAAAATACCTTTTACAATCAAAAGATTTCTTTGAAAAGTACGGTGGAAAAGCAATTATCTATGCGCGTTTCCTTCCAATCTTTAGAACTTTCGCTCCAATTATTGCCGGAATAGTTTCTATGGATAAAAAGAAATTTATGTTTTATAATATTTTGAGTTCTTTTTTATGGTCATTTATTCTAATTTTTGCAGGCCATTATTTATATGGTGTATTCTTGAAAAAAGGAATTGATTTAAAAGAACATATCGAATATATTATCATTATAATCATCATTATTTCTACATTCCCGGTTTTATTAAAACTTTTGAAAAAAAGACCAAGTGAAGAAATATAA
- the rodA gene encoding rod shape-determining protein RodA produces MKNQSVKNNIDWISVFIYIALVVLGWLNIYSSSLLSTDGTYQKQLIFIGCTIPLIFVVLFVDGKFYEKYASIIFAVSLLSLAGLFLFGKTIAGQRCWYAIGSFTLQPSEFAKAATSLALAKYLSDTQINLKETNRQLQALAIVFLPVMLILPQPDPGSALIYSVFILVLFREGLPSWYVWTGFITILLFVLTLVLEPYVVILIALGVLIIIHFKGRAVDRNILMSGILLVLISGFVLSVDYVFDNVFKQHHRDRFNILLGKTVDMKGIGYNTNQSEIAIGSGGWIGKGFLEGTQTKGGFVPEQHTDYIFTTVGEEWGFAGSLVVILLFTGLFLRVIYLAERQKTKFSRVYGYCVAGILFIHFFVNIAMVVGIFPTIGVPLPFFSYGGSGLWGFTILLFIFLKMDANKVNEW; encoded by the coding sequence ATGAAAAATCAAAGTGTAAAAAATAACATTGACTGGATAAGTGTCTTTATCTACATTGCGCTGGTAGTGTTAGGATGGCTAAATATTTACTCATCCTCATTATTATCGACTGATGGTACCTATCAAAAACAATTAATCTTTATTGGATGTACAATTCCTTTAATTTTTGTTGTGCTTTTTGTTGATGGAAAATTTTACGAAAAATATGCGAGTATAATCTTTGCTGTATCTCTCTTATCTTTGGCTGGTTTATTCTTATTCGGAAAAACGATTGCCGGTCAGCGCTGTTGGTATGCCATAGGAAGCTTTACACTTCAGCCATCTGAATTTGCAAAAGCAGCTACTTCATTGGCATTAGCCAAATACTTAAGTGACACGCAAATTAATTTAAAAGAAACAAACAGGCAATTGCAGGCTCTGGCCATTGTTTTCCTGCCTGTTATGCTTATTTTACCGCAGCCGGATCCTGGAAGTGCCTTAATTTACAGCGTTTTCATTTTAGTATTATTTAGAGAAGGATTGCCATCTTGGTATGTCTGGACTGGTTTTATTACAATTTTATTATTTGTACTAACACTCGTTTTAGAGCCTTATGTTGTTATTTTGATCGCATTAGGCGTTTTAATCATTATACATTTTAAAGGCAGGGCTGTCGATAGAAATATTCTAATGAGCGGCATTTTATTAGTTCTAATTTCAGGATTTGTTCTTTCTGTAGATTATGTATTTGATAATGTTTTCAAACAGCACCATAGAGACCGTTTTAATATTCTGTTAGGAAAAACGGTCGACATGAAAGGTATTGGTTATAACACAAACCAGTCTGAAATTGCAATTGGATCCGGAGGATGGATTGGAAAAGGTTTCTTAGAGGGCACACAAACTAAAGGAGGATTCGTTCCTGAACAACATACCGATTATATCTTTACAACAGTTGGTGAAGAATGGGGATTTGCAGGCTCTTTAGTAGTTATTTTACTTTTTACAGGTTTATTTTTAAGAGTAATTTATTTAGCTGAAAGACAAAAAACCAAATTTAGCAGGGTTTATGGTTATTGTGTCGCCGGAATTCTGTTTATACATTTCTTTGTAAATATTGCAATGGTTGTTGGTATTTTCCCAACAATTGGTGTACCTCTGCCTTTCTTTTCTTATGGAGGTTCGGGACTTTGGGGATTCACCATTTTGCTGTTTATATTCTTAAAAATGGATGCTAATAAAGTAAATGAATGGTAA
- the mrdA gene encoding penicillin-binding protein 2: MRKVLLPSLIIIAASLLVIRIFYLQIIDDSFKLKSENNAIKKVYDYPERGYIYDRNGKLLVANQASYDIMVIPRDVKENLNIPEFCALLNITREEYDKRIAKAKVYSPRLPSVFLSQLNKTEFAAFQEKIRKYEGFYFQKRSLRDYEVDYGANIFGFITQVNEKQIAKNPYYNSGDLIGKQGVEESYENILRGVKGVKYIQKDKYNREIGAYKEGKYDTIAVAGEDINLTIDAELQKYGEELMINKRGGIVAIEPKTGEILALVTAPSYDPGILVGRQRSKNYTLLYHDSIAKPLYDRGLLAEYPPGSPFKILTGLVALQEGVVDEQTTFMCHHGFSYGGGRFMKCHGFGPHQLHNGIYNSCNTYFGQAYMLTINKYKDPGQAVDVWSGHVKSFGLGQFMGYDLPTGKKGNIPTSKTYKRIYPNGGWRSTTIVSNAIGQGEVLMTPIQLANMMATVANQGYYYTPHIIKKIEGEKIDPKFTTKHVTTIDQKYFPPVISGLFDVYNKGTAYALKVNGIDICGKTGTAENFAKINGKRTQLKDHSIFVAFAPKDNPKIAIAVMIENGGFGATVAGPIASLMIEKYLRKKITRTDLEVRVLNKSFASEYAKLGGMNEASAIESTPKDSVLKAKIVVPKTVTPKTEVKKTPIDTTKKN; encoded by the coding sequence ATGAGAAAAGTTCTGCTGCCCTCTTTAATTATTATTGCAGCATCTTTGCTAGTGATTCGAATATTTTATTTGCAGATTATCGATGATTCATTCAAATTGAAATCAGAAAATAATGCGATTAAAAAAGTCTATGACTATCCTGAGCGAGGATATATTTACGATCGAAACGGCAAATTATTAGTTGCCAATCAGGCATCATATGATATCATGGTAATTCCAAGAGATGTTAAGGAGAATCTTAACATCCCTGAGTTTTGTGCTCTTTTAAATATTACCAGAGAAGAATATGATAAAAGAATTGCAAAGGCTAAAGTTTACAGTCCGAGACTTCCATCTGTATTTTTATCACAACTTAATAAAACCGAATTCGCTGCTTTTCAGGAAAAAATTAGAAAGTACGAAGGCTTCTATTTCCAGAAACGTTCTCTTCGTGATTACGAAGTAGATTACGGTGCCAATATTTTTGGTTTCATTACTCAGGTAAACGAAAAACAAATCGCAAAAAACCCATATTATAATAGTGGGGATTTAATTGGAAAACAAGGCGTTGAAGAAAGCTATGAAAATATTTTACGTGGTGTAAAAGGTGTAAAATATATTCAAAAAGACAAATACAACCGAGAAATTGGTGCTTATAAAGAAGGAAAATACGATACCATTGCCGTAGCCGGAGAAGATATCAATTTAACTATTGATGCCGAACTTCAAAAATATGGTGAAGAATTAATGATTAATAAAAGAGGTGGAATTGTTGCCATTGAACCAAAAACTGGTGAAATTCTGGCATTAGTAACTGCTCCTTCTTATGATCCGGGTATTTTGGTTGGAAGACAAAGATCTAAAAATTACACACTTTTATATCACGATTCAATTGCTAAACCTTTATACGACAGAGGTCTTTTAGCAGAGTATCCTCCGGGTTCTCCATTTAAAATATTAACTGGTTTAGTAGCTTTACAGGAAGGAGTTGTAGACGAACAAACTACTTTTATGTGCCATCACGGATTTAGTTACGGAGGTGGTCGTTTTATGAAATGTCACGGTTTTGGCCCTCATCAATTGCATAATGGAATTTATAATTCTTGTAATACATATTTTGGACAAGCTTATATGCTTACAATTAATAAATATAAAGATCCGGGGCAGGCTGTTGATGTTTGGAGTGGTCACGTAAAAAGTTTTGGTTTAGGTCAGTTTATGGGATATGATTTGCCAACAGGTAAAAAAGGAAATATTCCAACTTCAAAAACATATAAGAGAATTTATCCAAACGGAGGCTGGAGAAGTACAACAATTGTGTCAAACGCAATTGGCCAGGGAGAGGTTTTAATGACTCCTATTCAGCTTGCTAATATGATGGCAACCGTTGCCAATCAGGGATATTATTATACTCCTCATATTATTAAAAAAATTGAAGGTGAAAAAATTGATCCGAAGTTCACAACAAAACACGTAACCACAATTGATCAAAAATATTTCCCGCCGGTTATCAGCGGTTTATTTGATGTTTACAACAAAGGTACGGCTTACGCTCTTAAAGTAAACGGAATTGATATTTGCGGAAAAACAGGTACGGCAGAAAACTTTGCTAAAATTAACGGTAAAAGAACTCAGCTTAAAGACCACTCTATTTTTGTGGCATTTGCACCAAAAGACAATCCAAAAATTGCCATTGCAGTTATGATTGAAAATGGAGGTTTTGGAGCAACAGTTGCGGGTCCGATTGCGAGTTTAATGATCGAAAAGTATTTAAGAAAGAAAATCACCAGAACTGATTTAGAAGTTCGAGTTTTAAATAAAAGCTTTGCGAGCGAGTATGCAAAATTAGGAGGAATGAATGAAGCTAGCGCAATCGAATCAACACCAAAAGATTCTGTTTTGAAAGCTAAAATTGTAGTTCCAAAAACAGTAACGCCAAAGACTGAAGTTAAAAAAACACCAATAGACACTACTAAAAAGAATTAA
- a CDS encoding rod shape-determining protein MreD, which yields MSSALLVNIFRFIMLLAIQVVIFNNMNFLGYISPFPYILYIILYPVNSNRSGLIISSFLLGLVMDMFCNSGGIHATACVILSYYRPYIFKFSFGLSYEYQTIKLNESLTPERFSFILVSVLLHHIVLFTLEAFQFKFIFDILLRTLFSSIFTIITSIIIIYIIKPNKR from the coding sequence ATGAGTAGCGCTTTGTTAGTAAATATCTTTCGATTCATTATGCTTCTGGCAATTCAGGTTGTTATTTTCAACAACATGAATTTTTTAGGGTATATAAGTCCTTTTCCATACATTTTATACATAATCTTGTATCCTGTAAACAGTAACAGATCTGGTTTAATAATTTCCAGCTTTTTGTTAGGATTAGTAATGGATATGTTTTGTAATTCGGGTGGAATTCATGCAACGGCTTGTGTTATCCTGTCTTATTACCGACCGTATATCTTTAAGTTCTCATTTGGTTTGAGTTATGAATATCAAACTATTAAACTAAATGAATCCTTAACTCCGGAAAGGTTCTCGTTCATATTAGTTTCTGTTTTACTACACCACATTGTATTATTTACATTAGAAGCTTTTCAGTTTAAGTTTATATTCGACATTTTACTACGAACGTTATTTAGTTCTATTTTTACAATAATCACTTCAATTATAATAATTTATATTATTAAGCCCAATAAACGATGA
- the mreC gene encoding rod shape-determining protein MreC → MQQIFNFIIRNSNRLLFLLLLGISLTLTIQSHSYHRSRVISSANFLSGGVYEKINHVNEYLNLRTENDELVLENARLKSLLFNKEDTTKAPLPDSIKGVKPADIIVSKVIHNSYNTHENYITLNSGKNEGVKQDMGVINSLGIIGVIDNTSANYSTVVSILNMKSQINAKIKKSNHFGSLTWNGKNTGFVQLEDVPRLASIRKGDTIVTGGQSVIFPEGINIGTVDKIFIKTGTSYYVINVKLFNDMTNLGHVYIIKSKDREELINLENKSKEKDE, encoded by the coding sequence ATGCAGCAAATTTTTAATTTCATTATAAGAAACAGTAATCGATTACTGTTTTTGCTGCTTTTAGGTATTTCGTTGACTCTCACAATTCAATCGCATTCCTATCACAGAAGCAGAGTAATCAGTTCAGCTAATTTTTTAAGCGGAGGTGTTTACGAAAAAATCAACCATGTTAACGAATACTTGAATTTAAGAACTGAAAATGACGAACTTGTACTTGAAAACGCAAGGTTAAAAAGTCTTTTATTCAACAAAGAAGACACTACAAAAGCACCGCTGCCTGACAGTATAAAAGGTGTAAAACCAGCCGATATTATTGTTTCAAAAGTGATTCATAACTCTTATAACACACATGAAAACTATATCACGCTTAATTCCGGAAAAAACGAAGGAGTTAAACAAGACATGGGTGTTATTAATAGTTTAGGAATTATTGGTGTAATCGACAATACTTCGGCAAATTACTCGACTGTGGTGAGTATTTTGAATATGAAATCACAGATTAATGCTAAAATAAAAAAATCAAACCATTTTGGTTCTTTAACCTGGAACGGAAAAAACACAGGATTTGTTCAGCTGGAAGATGTTCCTAGATTAGCCTCTATTAGAAAAGGTGACACCATTGTTACCGGAGGACAGTCAGTAATTTTCCCGGAAGGAATAAACATTGGTACAGTTGACAAAATATTTATTAAAACTGGTACTAGTTACTATGTCATAAATGTTAAATTATTTAATGATATGACCAACTTAGGTCACGTTTACATTATTAAAAGTAAAGACAGAGAAGAACTTATTAATTTAGAAAACAAAAGCAAAGAAAAAGATGAGTAG
- a CDS encoding rod shape-determining protein: MGFFDFMTEDIAIDLGTANTLIIHNDKVVIDSPSIVARDRVSGKIIAVGKEANMMQGKTHENIKTIRPLKDGVIADFDASEKMINMFIKSIPALKKRMFTPALRMVVCIPSGITEVEMRAVKESCERVNGKEVYLIHEPMAAAIGIGIDIMQPKGNMIVDIGGGTTEIAVIALGGIVCDKSVKIAGDVFTNDIVYYMRTQHNLFVGESTAEKIKIQIGAAIEDLDGPPEDMSVQGRDLLTGKPKQVDVSYREIAKALDKSIQRIEDAVMETLSQTPPELAADIYNTGIYLAGGGSMLRGLDKRISQKTDLPVYIAEDPLRAVVRGTGMALKNIAKFKSILIK, translated from the coding sequence ATGGGATTTTTTGATTTCATGACCGAGGATATTGCGATAGACCTTGGAACCGCAAACACTTTAATCATTCATAATGATAAAGTTGTTATTGATAGTCCGTCTATTGTAGCACGCGATAGAGTATCAGGCAAAATCATTGCTGTTGGTAAAGAGGCCAACATGATGCAAGGTAAAACGCATGAAAACATCAAGACCATAAGGCCGTTAAAAGATGGTGTAATTGCCGATTTCGATGCTTCGGAAAAAATGATCAATATGTTCATTAAAAGTATTCCTGCATTGAAAAAAAGAATGTTTACCCCTGCATTAAGAATGGTGGTATGTATTCCTTCTGGTATTACTGAGGTGGAGATGAGAGCGGTAAAAGAATCTTGTGAAAGAGTAAACGGAAAAGAAGTTTACCTAATTCACGAGCCTATGGCAGCAGCAATTGGTATTGGTATCGATATCATGCAGCCAAAAGGAAATATGATTGTTGATATCGGGGGTGGTACAACAGAAATTGCAGTTATTGCATTGGGCGGAATTGTTTGCGACAAATCTGTAAAAATTGCGGGTGACGTTTTCACAAATGATATCGTTTATTACATGCGTACACAACACAACCTTTTCGTAGGAGAAAGTACTGCTGAGAAAATTAAAATTCAAATTGGTGCAGCTATCGAAGATCTTGACGGACCACCAGAAGATATGTCTGTTCAAGGTAGAGACTTACTTACAGGTAAACCTAAACAAGTTGACGTTTCTTACCGTGAAATCGCAAAAGCGTTAGACAAATCTATTCAGCGTATTGAAGATGCAGTAATGGAAACATTATCTCAAACTCCTCCTGAGTTAGCGGCAGATATTTACAACACCGGTATTTATTTAGCTGGTGGAGGTTCTATGTTAAGAGGTCTTGATAAACGTATTTCGCAAAAAACAGATTTACCTGTTTACATTGCTGAAGATCCGTTAAGAGCTGTTGTTCGCGGTACAGGAATGGCCCTTAAAAACATTGCAAAATTTAAAAGCATCTTAATCAAATAA
- the purH gene encoding bifunctional phosphoribosylaminoimidazolecarboxamide formyltransferase/IMP cyclohydrolase has protein sequence MSTTKKIQSALISVFSKDGLEPIVRKLHEQNVTLYSTGGTEDFIKNLGIPVVPVEDITSFPEILGGRVKTLHPKIFGGILNRQDNESDVQQMKEFDIPQIDLVIVDLYPFEKTVASGASEQDIIEKIDIGGISLIRAAAKNFKDTVIVASVNEYSLLLDLITEQNGATTLENRRLLASKAFHVSSHYDGAIFNYFNTDETIYKESIANGQVLRYGENPHQKGFFFGDFDAMFKKVHGKELSYNNLLDVDAAVNLIAEFKTDGPTFAILKHNNACGLASRKTISEAYLAALACDPTSAFGGVLISNTKIDLETAQEINKLFCEVVIAPAYDDEAITVLQEKKNRIILVQNEVELPSRQVRTCLNGLLIQDRNNITDNKEHLKTVTITEPTAQEIEDLIFASKICKNTKSNTIVFAKNGTLISSGTGQTSRVDALIQAVDKAKAFGFDLNGASMASDAFFPFPDCVELAKKVGITAVIQPGGSIKDELSINYCNENNLAMVFTGTRHFKH, from the coding sequence ATGAGCACAACTAAAAAAATACAATCAGCGTTAATATCTGTTTTTTCGAAAGATGGATTAGAGCCAATCGTTAGAAAATTACACGAGCAAAACGTAACACTTTACTCAACTGGAGGAACAGAAGATTTCATTAAAAACCTTGGAATTCCGGTAGTTCCTGTTGAAGACATTACTTCTTTTCCTGAAATTCTTGGAGGAAGAGTAAAAACTTTGCACCCAAAAATTTTTGGTGGAATTTTGAATCGTCAGGATAATGAAAGTGATGTTCAGCAAATGAAAGAATTTGACATTCCTCAAATTGATTTAGTGATTGTTGATTTGTATCCTTTTGAAAAAACAGTTGCTTCAGGTGCAAGTGAGCAGGATATCATCGAAAAAATTGACATCGGCGGAATTTCATTAATTCGTGCTGCTGCAAAAAACTTCAAAGATACTGTAATCGTAGCTTCTGTTAATGAATACAGCCTGCTTTTAGATTTAATTACAGAACAAAACGGAGCTACAACTTTAGAAAACAGAAGATTGCTTGCTTCAAAAGCTTTCCATGTTTCATCTCACTATGATGGAGCTATCTTTAATTATTTCAATACTGATGAAACAATTTACAAAGAAAGCATTGCAAACGGACAAGTTTTAAGATATGGAGAAAATCCACACCAAAAAGGATTTTTCTTTGGAGATTTTGATGCTATGTTCAAAAAAGTCCACGGAAAAGAGTTATCTTACAATAATTTATTAGATGTTGATGCTGCTGTAAACTTAATTGCTGAGTTTAAAACTGACGGACCAACATTTGCTATCTTGAAACATAACAATGCATGTGGTTTAGCTTCAAGAAAAACAATCAGCGAAGCTTATTTAGCGGCTTTGGCTTGTGATCCAACATCAGCTTTTGGAGGTGTTTTAATTTCAAACACAAAAATTGATTTAGAAACAGCTCAGGAAATTAATAAATTATTCTGCGAAGTTGTAATCGCTCCAGCTTATGATGATGAGGCAATTACAGTTTTACAAGAAAAGAAAAACAGAATTATTTTAGTTCAAAATGAAGTTGAATTACCATCTCGTCAAGTAAGAACTTGTCTTAATGGTTTGTTAATTCAGGACAGAAATAATATTACAGATAATAAAGAGCATTTAAAAACCGTTACAATTACAGAACCTACTGCTCAGGAGATCGAAGATTTGATCTTTGCTTCTAAAATTTGCAAGAACACAAAATCAAATACGATTGTGTTTGCAAAAAACGGAACATTGATTTCTTCAGGTACAGGTCAGACTTCAAGAGTCGATGCTTTAATACAAGCTGTTGACAAAGCAAAGGCTTTTGGATTTGATTTAAACGGTGCTTCGATGGCAAGTGATGCATTTTTCCCATTTCCGGATTGTGTAGAATTAGCAAAAAAAGTAGGAATAACCGCAGTAATTCAGCCAGGAGGTTCGATAAAAGATGAATTAAGCATAAATTATTGCAATGAAAATAATCTTGCAATGGTATTTACAGGAACACGTCATTTTAAACATTAA
- a CDS encoding ABC transporter permease, producing MLLYLRLLKESLSFAINALRNNKLRTLLSLLGVTIGIFSIIAVLAAVDSLDKKISKDLSSLDKNTIYLMKFSFGPSEIPQWKREQFPNVKYDEYIGLKNSLNNTDQIGYQLWVNKETLKYDSKTVADVRVNPSSFEMGDIDGLSFDKGRFYNESESNSGTAVIVLGYDIAEGLFGSMDPIGKNIRLYGQRFNVIGVMAKQGAGFFGDSNDTSVYLPANFLRRMYGDSDAMTPMIVLKPTKGVDMEAYKAEVTQKLRTIRGMKAGEIDNFFINILSGFTDFIDGILGQMNVVGWIISGFSLLVGGFGIANIMFVSVKERTNLIGIQKSLGAKNRFILFQFLFEAIILSVIGGIIGLLMVWGISVILTKLLDFEFVLSLGNILLGTGLAALIGLISGILPAVSAANLDPVEAIRTGM from the coding sequence ATGCTTCTTTATTTAAGATTGTTAAAAGAAAGTCTAAGTTTTGCCATAAACGCTTTGCGAAATAATAAATTGCGCACCCTGTTGTCATTATTGGGCGTTACTATTGGTATTTTTTCAATTATAGCTGTTTTAGCCGCTGTTGATTCTTTAGATAAAAAAATCTCTAAAGACTTGAGCAGTTTAGATAAAAATACAATTTATTTAATGAAATTTAGCTTTGGACCTTCGGAAATTCCGCAATGGAAGAGAGAACAATTTCCAAATGTAAAATATGATGAATATATCGGATTGAAAAACTCTCTCAATAACACCGATCAAATTGGGTATCAGCTTTGGGTAAATAAAGAAACTTTAAAGTATGATTCAAAAACGGTTGCGGATGTTAGAGTTAATCCTTCTTCGTTTGAAATGGGAGATATTGACGGTTTGAGTTTTGATAAAGGAAGGTTTTATAACGAATCTGAATCGAATTCAGGAACAGCGGTTATTGTTTTAGGATATGATATTGCAGAAGGACTTTTTGGTTCAATGGATCCGATTGGAAAAAATATCCGTCTTTATGGCCAGCGTTTTAATGTTATTGGCGTTATGGCTAAACAAGGAGCTGGTTTTTTTGGCGATAGTAACGACACATCAGTTTATCTGCCGGCAAATTTTTTAAGACGAATGTATGGCGACAGCGATGCCATGACTCCAATGATTGTTTTAAAACCCACAAAAGGTGTTGATATGGAAGCGTATAAAGCTGAAGTTACTCAAAAACTGCGCACAATTCGCGGTATGAAAGCGGGAGAAATAGATAACTTTTTTATCAATATACTTTCCGGATTTACTGATTTTATTGACGGAATCTTAGGTCAGATGAATGTAGTAGGCTGGATTATCAGCGGATTTTCTCTTTTAGTCGGTGGTTTCGGAATTGCCAACATTATGTTTGTTTCGGTTAAAGAAAGAACAAATTTAATAGGGATTCAAAAATCATTAGGAGCCAAAAACCGATTTATATTATTTCAGTTTTTGTTTGAAGCGATAATTCTTTCTGTAATTGGAGGAATTATAGGTTTGTTAATGGTTTGGGGAATTTCAGTTATCTTAACAAAGCTGCTTGATTTTGAGTTTGTTTTAAGTCTTGGAAATATTCTTTTAGGCACTGGACTAGCTGCGCTTATAGGGTTAATTTCAGGAATTCTTCCGGCGGTCTCTGCTGCAAATCTTGATCCTGTTGAGGCAATTAGAACAGGAATGTGA
- the accD gene encoding acetyl-CoA carboxylase, carboxyltransferase subunit beta, which translates to MAWFKRQEKGITTATEDKMDVPKGLWYKSPTGKIIDADELARNLFVSPEDDFHVRIGSATYFEILFDNNEFVELDKNMTSKDPLHFVDTKKYAERLKDVMEKTHLKDAVRTGVGKSKGRELVICCMDFAFIGGSMGAVVGEKIARGIDHAIKNKLPFVMISKSGGARMMEAAYSLMQLAKTSVKLAQLAEAKLPYISLCTDPTTGGTTASYAMLGDINISEPGALIGFAGPRVVRDTTGKDLPEGFQTAEFLLEHGFLDFITPRKELKDKINLYIDLIQNNDIRK; encoded by the coding sequence ATGGCTTGGTTTAAAAGACAAGAAAAAGGGATTACGACCGCTACAGAAGATAAGATGGACGTTCCGAAAGGATTGTGGTACAAATCTCCTACTGGAAAAATTATTGATGCAGACGAATTAGCTAGAAATTTATTCGTAAGCCCTGAAGATGATTTTCACGTTCGAATTGGAAGCGCAACCTATTTTGAAATTTTATTCGACAACAACGAATTTGTTGAGTTAGATAAAAACATGACTTCTAAAGATCCTCTGCACTTTGTGGATACAAAGAAATATGCAGAAAGATTGAAAGATGTTATGGAAAAAACTCATCTTAAAGACGCTGTACGTACGGGAGTAGGAAAATCTAAAGGAAGAGAACTTGTAATCTGCTGTATGGATTTTGCCTTTATTGGTGGATCTATGGGAGCGGTTGTAGGTGAAAAAATTGCAAGAGGTATTGATCACGCGATCAAAAATAAACTGCCTTTTGTAATGATCTCTAAATCTGGTGGAGCTCGTATGATGGAAGCTGCTTATTCGCTTATGCAATTAGCAAAAACATCTGTAAAATTAGCTCAATTAGCTGAAGCTAAATTACCATACATTTCTCTTTGTACTGACCCAACAACGGGTGGAACAACTGCATCTTACGCAATGTTAGGAGACATCAACATCTCTGAGCCGGGCGCTTTGATTGGTTTCGCTGGTCCTCGTGTTGTTCGTGACACTACAGGAAAAGATTTACCAGAAGGTTTCCAAACTGCTGAGTTCTTATTAGAACACGGTTTCTTAGACTTTATCACGCCTAGAAAAGAATTGAAAGATAAGATTAACTTATATATCGATTTGATTCAGAATAATGATATTAGAAAATAA